One window from the genome of Mycolicibacterium gadium encodes:
- a CDS encoding lipoprotein LpqH — translation MNRVVAGVVALGLGAAVLVGCSDEKPSAAPNSEASGNTQVSTSGSTEVKVGGSDLSGLDLNSVTCVKQGGKINVASAAINGQSGLAVVMTDEATPTVESLAMSVDGNALGVTNTMGAKTGSAEVKVDGSTYTITGEATGADMANPMAGMVTKPFTIKVNCT, via the coding sequence ATGAATCGAGTTGTCGCGGGTGTGGTTGCACTGGGTCTGGGCGCGGCCGTCCTGGTGGGCTGTTCGGACGAAAAGCCGTCGGCTGCACCAAACAGCGAGGCATCCGGAAACACGCAGGTGAGCACGAGCGGCTCGACCGAGGTCAAGGTCGGTGGCAGTGACCTGTCCGGCCTGGACCTGAACTCGGTGACCTGCGTCAAGCAGGGCGGAAAGATCAACGTCGCCAGCGCGGCGATCAACGGCCAGTCCGGCCTCGCCGTCGTGATGACCGACGAGGCGACCCCGACCGTGGAGTCGCTGGCCATGTCGGTGGACGGCAACGCGCTCGGCGTCACCAACACGATGGGCGCGAAGACCGGCTCGGCCGAGGTGAAGGTCGACGGCAGCACCTACACCATCACCGGCGAAGCCACCGGCGCCGACATGGCGAATCCGATGGCGGGCATGGTCACCAAGCCCTTCACCATCAAGGTGAACTGCACCTGA
- a CDS encoding CHAT domain-containing protein, translating into MGDVAVTPGETQAETATLVLRFADVGIATYVSLRVVGQPSRTVTWVIEEAALQAALDELTAALPDPIDTETRRDALERAITKGAFASSATEMSIARTLGTQLIAPDAWQLLLDCVASPRAVLFVSPSARLARVPWGLVAMPGDDGHRLIELVDVLMAAPPNIVHSPREPAGWSGRQGRPPLLVLDPRVPGQRPDSALGSVLGRPSPDTLLAKHFGELIRGRKVLPDVASSVDLFRRADADRAWLEDLLAQQPSRLLYVGHATAADGDVGHADRAALHLADERPLTASDLMALRLPVPPRVGLLACASGGDYRFDEATGLVAAMILGGAELVTATLWSLPTAAGYRLFASTNDADPMSDAILAVDRAHEAEDAGRTVNSWQRERMRRWTDGDATASPLYWAALATFAVDGAR; encoded by the coding sequence ATGGGCGACGTGGCCGTGACCCCAGGGGAAACCCAGGCCGAAACCGCCACGCTGGTCCTGCGCTTCGCCGACGTCGGAATCGCCACGTATGTCAGCCTGCGCGTCGTAGGGCAGCCGTCGAGGACCGTGACGTGGGTGATCGAGGAGGCGGCGCTACAGGCCGCACTTGACGAATTGACCGCCGCGTTGCCGGATCCGATCGACACCGAGACCCGACGCGACGCCCTCGAACGCGCAATCACCAAGGGCGCCTTCGCGTCGTCCGCCACCGAAATGTCGATCGCCCGCACACTCGGCACGCAGCTGATCGCACCCGACGCCTGGCAGTTACTTCTCGACTGCGTCGCGTCACCCCGGGCCGTGTTGTTCGTGTCGCCCAGCGCGCGGCTGGCCCGGGTCCCGTGGGGTCTCGTCGCGATGCCCGGTGACGACGGACACCGACTCATCGAGCTGGTCGACGTCCTAATGGCCGCTCCGCCGAACATCGTGCACTCACCGCGCGAACCCGCTGGCTGGTCCGGCCGGCAGGGCAGACCGCCGCTGCTGGTGCTAGATCCCCGGGTGCCCGGTCAGCGGCCGGATTCGGCGTTGGGTTCCGTACTCGGGCGTCCGTCACCGGATACGTTGCTGGCCAAGCACTTCGGCGAGCTGATACGAGGCCGGAAGGTCCTGCCCGATGTAGCGTCGTCGGTCGACCTCTTCCGGCGTGCCGATGCGGACCGCGCCTGGCTCGAGGATCTGTTGGCGCAGCAGCCCAGTCGGCTGCTGTACGTCGGCCACGCGACCGCGGCCGACGGCGACGTCGGACACGCTGACCGGGCCGCGCTTCACCTGGCCGACGAACGACCGCTCACCGCATCGGATCTCATGGCACTGAGGCTTCCCGTTCCGCCACGCGTCGGCCTGCTGGCCTGTGCGTCCGGCGGTGACTATCGGTTCGACGAGGCGACTGGTCTGGTCGCGGCGATGATTCTCGGCGGCGCGGAGCTGGTGACGGCCACGCTGTGGTCGCTGCCGACGGCCGCTGGCTACCGGCTGTTCGCGTCGACGAATGATGCCGACCCGATGTCTGACGCGATCCTGGCCGTCGACCGCGCGCACGAGGCCGAGGATGCCGGGCGAACGGTCAACAGCTGGCAACGTGAACGGATGCGCCGCTGGACCGACGGTGATGCGACCGCGAGCCCGCTGTACTGGGCCGCGTTGGCGACTTTCGCGGTCGACGGTGCCCGGTGA
- a CDS encoding alpha/beta hydrolase — protein sequence MTLRDLLRHHSSLLHGWIPITVQVLAGIALVAAIYWGIRRWRYVWVPWAVLCGVALTAAAYWYVESEGLAGNPAPDVLWVWIGLTGTAAGVLVAGWRGAQWWRRAVAASAVPLCLLCAAFSLNLWTGYFPTVQTAWNQLTAGPLPDQTDQVTVLALQHRHQIPAKGTVVPVQIGDGASGFKHRDELVYLPPAWYATDPPPPMPTIMMIGGEFNTPADWVRIGNAVTVADNFAAAHRGNAPVLVFVDAGGTFNNDTECVNGSRGNVADHLTKDVVPFMVSKFGVSAHRDNWGVVGWSMGGTCAIDLAVMHPDMFGAFEDIAGDIAPNSGTKDETISRLFGGNAAAYASFDPTTVITRHGRYDDVTGWFAVNSEAAPAQSSAANSLCSLGDANGISCAVVVQPGKHDWPFASHAFATALPWMAGQLLTPGAPHVPLPPPPPPPIVQVAAR from the coding sequence GTGACGCTCCGCGACCTGCTGCGCCACCATTCGTCGCTGCTGCACGGCTGGATCCCGATCACGGTCCAGGTCCTGGCCGGCATCGCGCTGGTGGCGGCCATCTACTGGGGTATCCGACGTTGGCGATACGTCTGGGTGCCGTGGGCGGTGCTGTGCGGGGTGGCCCTGACCGCGGCCGCCTACTGGTATGTCGAATCAGAAGGCCTCGCGGGCAATCCCGCACCCGACGTGCTCTGGGTGTGGATCGGGCTGACGGGAACCGCGGCGGGCGTGCTGGTGGCCGGCTGGCGCGGAGCGCAGTGGTGGCGGCGTGCGGTGGCGGCCTCCGCGGTGCCGCTGTGCCTGCTGTGTGCCGCGTTCTCACTCAACCTGTGGACCGGGTACTTCCCCACCGTCCAGACGGCGTGGAATCAGCTCACCGCGGGTCCGCTGCCTGACCAGACAGATCAGGTGACCGTCCTGGCGTTGCAGCACCGCCATCAGATTCCCGCGAAAGGCACCGTGGTACCGGTGCAGATCGGAGACGGGGCGTCAGGGTTCAAACATCGCGATGAACTCGTCTACCTGCCTCCGGCCTGGTACGCCACCGACCCTCCGCCACCCATGCCGACGATCATGATGATCGGCGGCGAATTCAACACCCCCGCCGACTGGGTACGGATCGGCAACGCGGTGACCGTCGCGGACAACTTTGCAGCGGCCCACCGCGGAAATGCGCCGGTGCTGGTCTTCGTCGACGCCGGCGGCACGTTCAACAACGACACCGAGTGCGTCAACGGCAGCCGCGGCAATGTCGCCGACCACCTCACCAAAGACGTTGTCCCCTTTATGGTTTCGAAGTTCGGCGTGAGCGCCCACCGGGACAACTGGGGCGTGGTGGGCTGGTCGATGGGCGGCACGTGCGCCATCGACCTGGCTGTCATGCATCCCGACATGTTCGGCGCATTCGAGGACATCGCCGGCGACATCGCGCCCAACTCGGGGACGAAAGACGAGACCATCTCTCGGCTGTTCGGCGGCAACGCCGCCGCCTATGCGTCCTTCGATCCCACCACCGTCATCACGCGACACGGCCGCTACGACGATGTGACCGGCTGGTTCGCCGTCAACAGCGAAGCGGCCCCGGCGCAGAGTTCGGCCGCGAACTCGCTGTGCTCACTGGGCGACGCCAACGGGATCAGCTGCGCAGTCGTTGTGCAGCCCGGTAAGCACGACTGGCCCTTCGCATCACACGCCTTCGCGACCGCACTGCCCTGGATGGCCGGTCAACTCCTCACCCCCGGCGCTCCGCATGTGCCGTTGCCGCCACCACCGCCTCCACCGATCGTTCAGGTGGCCGCCAGGTAG
- a CDS encoding response regulator transcription factor yields the protein MRVLVVEDEQLLADAIAAGLRRHAIAVDVAYDGDAALERAAVNDYDVIVLDRDLPTVSGDFVCAQLTESGATARILMLTAATAVVERVRGLQLGADDYLTKPFAFAELVARVHALCRRSRPAVSPVLERAGIRLDPHRRTVSREERPISLTPKEFAVLAELLRAEGGVVSAEHLLEKAWDEHIDPFTGVVRYTIMMVRRKLGEPHVIETEAGVGYRIP from the coding sequence ATGCGCGTTCTGGTTGTCGAGGATGAGCAGCTGCTGGCCGACGCCATCGCGGCTGGGCTGCGCCGCCACGCGATCGCCGTGGATGTGGCCTACGACGGTGACGCCGCTCTCGAGCGGGCGGCAGTCAACGACTATGACGTCATCGTGTTGGATCGCGATCTTCCGACCGTCTCCGGCGATTTCGTATGTGCTCAACTGACCGAATCGGGCGCGACGGCCAGAATCCTGATGCTGACGGCGGCCACGGCGGTCGTTGAGCGGGTGAGGGGCCTGCAGCTTGGCGCCGACGACTACCTCACCAAACCCTTCGCGTTCGCCGAACTCGTGGCGCGCGTCCATGCCCTGTGTCGGCGGTCGCGGCCCGCGGTCTCGCCGGTGCTGGAACGAGCCGGTATCCGACTGGATCCGCATCGGCGCACAGTGTCGCGCGAGGAGAGACCGATTTCGTTGACGCCCAAGGAGTTTGCGGTGCTAGCTGAGTTGTTGCGCGCTGAGGGAGGCGTGGTGTCTGCCGAGCATCTGCTGGAAAAAGCGTGGGACGAACACATCGATCCGTTCACCGGCGTCGTCCGCTACACGATCATGATGGTGCGCCGAAAGCTTGGCGAGCCGCACGTGATCGAAACCGAGGCCGGTGTGGGGTATCGCATCCCATGA
- a CDS encoding sensor histidine kinase — MTIRVRLTVLYATAFFIAGAVLIALMYFYLDQSMDRRPGAGAQSLVKQFLAERGLREFPVAENLVSAFAAQAEQQREDIKRGMLTWSFVSLGVVGLAAGGFGWLLAGRALQPLHQITTTARRVADRSLHERIGLDGPDDEIKDLADTFDAMLERLDHAFDGQRRFVANASHELRTPLTINRTLIEVAIDDPDAPESTRRLGATLLDVNRRHERLIDGLLVLASSQQQLARRVRVDLADIARRVVALSETAAAEAGVEVIPRLTPSYITGDPDLLERLVGNLIDNAIRYNRAEAGWAIVSVSNDEGASRLSVENSGSVIPQSAVDGIFEPFHRLSVSDRASDGGPTSRGAGLGLSIVRSIATAHGGEVRAVARPDGGLTVTFVGSSDQ; from the coding sequence ATGACCATCAGGGTGCGCCTCACAGTGCTGTACGCGACGGCCTTCTTCATCGCCGGAGCGGTGCTGATCGCGCTGATGTACTTCTACCTGGACCAGTCGATGGACCGTCGCCCCGGAGCAGGTGCACAGAGTCTGGTGAAACAGTTTCTCGCCGAACGCGGGCTCCGCGAGTTTCCCGTCGCCGAGAATCTGGTGTCCGCCTTCGCTGCGCAGGCGGAACAACAACGCGAGGACATCAAACGCGGAATGCTGACGTGGTCTTTCGTATCGTTGGGTGTCGTCGGCTTGGCAGCGGGCGGATTCGGGTGGCTGCTGGCCGGTCGCGCACTGCAGCCCCTGCATCAGATCACCACCACAGCAAGGCGAGTGGCGGATCGCAGCCTGCACGAGCGGATTGGGCTCGACGGGCCCGATGACGAGATCAAGGACCTCGCAGACACGTTCGACGCGATGCTGGAGCGCCTGGATCATGCTTTCGACGGTCAACGCCGATTCGTCGCGAACGCCTCGCACGAACTGCGGACCCCGCTGACGATCAACCGCACACTGATCGAGGTGGCCATCGACGACCCCGACGCCCCCGAGTCGACGCGCCGCCTGGGAGCTACGTTGCTGGACGTCAATCGCCGCCATGAGCGCCTCATCGACGGCCTGCTGGTGCTGGCGAGCAGTCAGCAACAGCTCGCCCGCCGCGTGCGGGTCGATCTCGCCGACATCGCACGCCGGGTGGTCGCCCTGTCGGAGACCGCCGCGGCGGAGGCGGGCGTCGAGGTCATCCCGAGGCTCACCCCCTCGTATATCACCGGCGATCCGGATCTGCTGGAGCGCTTGGTGGGGAACCTGATCGACAACGCGATCCGGTACAACCGCGCCGAAGCAGGGTGGGCGATCGTGTCGGTGTCGAACGATGAGGGGGCAAGCCGGCTGTCGGTCGAAAACTCGGGATCGGTGATTCCGCAGTCTGCAGTCGACGGGATATTCGAGCCCTTTCATCGCTTGAGCGTCAGCGACCGAGCCTCTGACGGTGGCCCGACGAGTCGAGGGGCCGGACTGGGCCTGTCGATCGTGCGGTCGATCGCCACCGCGCACGGCGGTGAGGTACGTGCGGTGGCCCGCCCGGATGGCGGGCTCACCGTCACGTTTGTCGGGTCGAGCGATCAGTAG
- a CDS encoding hemophore-related protein produces MPRVMLGVLGLAGALSLMTAGPASAQPAGPLIETTCSYAQIEAALQVEAPEASGRLAERPNAQAKIQELLALPIDQRRQRVKSFMDRNPDVASMIAQKRNTPEGQDKLMMMQRIADTCHNY; encoded by the coding sequence ATGCCACGCGTGATGCTCGGCGTCCTCGGGCTAGCGGGGGCCCTATCGCTGATGACGGCGGGGCCTGCTTCGGCGCAGCCCGCCGGGCCGCTCATCGAAACCACGTGTAGTTACGCGCAGATCGAGGCAGCCCTGCAGGTCGAGGCACCCGAGGCATCGGGACGACTGGCCGAACGTCCCAACGCGCAAGCGAAGATCCAGGAACTCCTGGCGCTGCCGATCGACCAACGACGGCAGCGGGTGAAGTCCTTCATGGACCGCAATCCAGATGTGGCGTCGATGATTGCGCAGAAGCGCAATACGCCCGAGGGACAGGACAAGCTGATGATGATGCAGCGCATCGCTGACACGTGTCACAACTACTGA
- the lysX gene encoding bifunctional lysylphosphatidylglycerol synthetase/lysine--tRNA ligase LysX produces MTVTSPANSASTAKARRTSAFRWVPPAAGWTVGIIATLSLLASVSPFVRSLIKVPREFVNDYIFNFPDTSFAWAFVLALLAAALAARKSIAWWILVGYMVAALGWNVGDLVSGDESWLQESGEVIGLAFHLAAIAFLVLARKEFWAKVRRGALIKAAATLVAGLAVGTLIGWGLIELSPGSLAREDRFFYALNRVGAFAGASSDSFTGHPHVFVNALLGLFGALALMVAAIVLFQSQRAENALTGEDESAIRGLLELYGKNDSLGYFATRRDKAVVFAPSGRAAITYRVEVGVCLASGDPVGDPKAWPQAIEAWLRLCQAYGWAPGVMGASSTGAEAFRAAGLNALQLGDEAILYPDNFRLSGPDMRAVRQAVTRARRAGASVRIRRHRDLDAYEMAKVVERADTWRDTDDERGFSMALGRLGDPADGDCLLVEAVQPGAGGEQVVAMLSLVPWGANGASLDLMRRSPQSPNGTIELMVSELCMQAEGIGVTRVSLNFAMFRSAFEQGAQLGAGPVARLWRALLVFFSRWWQLETLYRSNMKYQPEWVPRYACYEDARLVPRVGVASVIAEGFLVLPFSRRHDQPHTGHHIAVPQSIIDRGLLHHDGTAPDADELEVGLDEEEQSRLPEQVRVRMAKLKTLQDNGVDAYPVGEQPSHTILAALESEGASTLTVAGRVLRIRDYGGVLFAQLRDWSGEVQLLLDNSQLDDGTTADFTHAIDLGDLIQVTGTMGYSKKGTRSLIVLNWRLIGKCLRPLPDKWKGLTDQEARVRARYVDLAINTEARDLIRARSGVLHAIRENLFDKGFLEVETPILQQIHGGANARPFLTHINAYDLDLYLRIAPELYLKRLCVGGVERVFELGRAFRNEGVDFSHNPEFTLLEAYQAHADYNVWIDGCRELIQNAAQAANGAQVFMRPGDDGTLEPVDISGEWTVKTVHEAVSEALGEQIGPETDLTTLRRLCDGARIPYLTHWDAGAVVLELYEHLVEDRTEAPTFYKDFPTSVSPLTRPHRSIPGVAERWDLVAWGVELGTAYSELTDPVEQRRRLQEQSLLASGGDPEAMELDEDFLQAMEYAMPPTGGLGMGVDRVVMLITGRSIRETLPFPLAKPR; encoded by the coding sequence ATGACGGTGACTAGTCCGGCCAACTCTGCGAGCACCGCAAAGGCGCGCCGTACCTCCGCCTTCAGGTGGGTGCCCCCCGCGGCCGGCTGGACGGTCGGCATCATCGCCACCCTGTCGCTGCTGGCAAGTGTGTCGCCGTTCGTGCGCTCGCTCATCAAGGTGCCGCGCGAGTTCGTCAACGACTACATCTTCAACTTCCCCGACACCAGCTTCGCGTGGGCGTTCGTGCTGGCGCTGCTGGCCGCGGCGCTGGCGGCCCGCAAGAGCATCGCGTGGTGGATTCTCGTCGGATACATGGTCGCGGCCCTCGGCTGGAACGTCGGCGACCTCGTCTCCGGTGACGAATCGTGGCTCCAGGAAAGCGGCGAGGTCATCGGCCTGGCGTTCCACCTCGCCGCGATCGCCTTCCTTGTGCTGGCCCGCAAGGAGTTCTGGGCCAAGGTCCGCCGTGGGGCGCTGATCAAGGCGGCGGCAACACTGGTCGCGGGGCTGGCCGTCGGCACCCTGATCGGTTGGGGTCTGATCGAGCTCTCCCCTGGATCACTCGCCCGCGAGGACCGCTTCTTCTACGCATTGAATCGGGTAGGTGCTTTCGCGGGTGCCAGCTCGGACTCGTTCACCGGTCACCCGCACGTGTTCGTCAATGCCCTGCTGGGTCTCTTCGGCGCACTGGCATTGATGGTCGCGGCGATCGTGTTGTTCCAGTCGCAGCGCGCGGAGAACGCACTCACCGGCGAAGACGAGTCGGCGATCCGCGGACTGCTCGAGTTGTACGGCAAGAACGACTCGTTGGGCTATTTCGCGACGCGCCGCGACAAGGCCGTGGTGTTCGCACCGTCCGGCCGCGCCGCCATCACCTACCGCGTCGAAGTCGGCGTCTGCCTCGCCAGCGGCGACCCGGTCGGCGACCCCAAAGCCTGGCCCCAGGCGATCGAGGCGTGGCTGCGGTTGTGCCAGGCCTACGGCTGGGCACCCGGGGTGATGGGCGCGAGTTCGACTGGAGCCGAGGCATTTCGCGCCGCCGGTCTCAACGCGCTGCAACTGGGCGACGAGGCGATTTTGTATCCGGACAACTTCCGCTTGTCGGGCCCGGACATGCGCGCGGTGCGGCAGGCGGTGACGCGCGCGCGGCGCGCCGGTGCCTCGGTGCGGATCCGCAGACATCGTGATCTCGACGCCTACGAGATGGCCAAGGTGGTCGAGCGGGCCGACACGTGGCGCGATACCGACGATGAGCGCGGGTTCTCCATGGCGTTGGGCCGGCTGGGCGACCCGGCCGACGGCGACTGCCTACTCGTGGAGGCGGTTCAGCCCGGGGCCGGCGGTGAACAGGTCGTCGCGATGCTCTCCTTGGTGCCATGGGGCGCAAATGGGGCCTCGCTGGACCTCATGCGCCGGTCTCCGCAATCTCCCAACGGCACCATCGAGCTCATGGTCAGCGAGCTGTGCATGCAGGCCGAAGGCATTGGGGTGACGCGTGTTTCGCTTAACTTCGCGATGTTCCGCTCGGCATTCGAGCAAGGTGCCCAGCTGGGCGCGGGCCCGGTCGCACGGCTGTGGCGGGCGCTGCTGGTGTTCTTCTCCCGCTGGTGGCAGCTGGAGACGCTGTACCGCTCGAACATGAAGTATCAGCCCGAGTGGGTGCCGCGCTATGCCTGCTACGAGGACGCGCGGCTGGTCCCCCGCGTTGGCGTGGCTTCGGTGATCGCAGAAGGCTTCCTGGTGCTGCCGTTCTCCCGACGCCACGATCAGCCGCACACCGGCCACCACATCGCGGTGCCGCAGAGCATCATCGACCGCGGTCTGTTGCACCATGACGGCACCGCCCCCGACGCCGACGAACTGGAAGTCGGGCTGGACGAGGAGGAACAGTCCCGTCTGCCCGAACAGGTCCGGGTCCGGATGGCCAAGCTCAAGACATTGCAGGACAACGGCGTCGACGCGTACCCGGTCGGTGAGCAACCCAGCCACACGATCCTTGCCGCGCTCGAATCCGAGGGTGCGAGCACACTGACCGTCGCGGGCCGCGTGCTGCGCATCCGCGACTACGGCGGCGTGCTGTTCGCGCAACTGCGCGACTGGTCGGGGGAAGTTCAGCTGCTGCTCGACAACTCGCAGCTCGACGACGGAACGACCGCCGATTTCACGCATGCCATCGATCTGGGCGACCTGATCCAGGTGACGGGCACCATGGGTTACAGCAAGAAGGGCACCCGCTCGCTGATCGTGCTCAACTGGCGGTTGATCGGAAAATGCCTACGTCCACTGCCAGACAAATGGAAAGGGCTCACCGACCAGGAGGCACGGGTGCGCGCCCGCTACGTCGACCTGGCCATCAACACCGAGGCCCGCGACTTGATCCGGGCCCGCAGCGGGGTTCTGCACGCGATCCGTGAAAACCTTTTCGACAAGGGGTTTTTGGAGGTCGAGACGCCGATACTCCAGCAGATTCACGGCGGCGCCAACGCCAGGCCGTTCCTGACCCACATCAACGCCTATGACCTCGATCTATATCTGCGGATCGCTCCCGAGCTCTACCTGAAGCGTCTGTGCGTGGGTGGTGTCGAGCGCGTGTTCGAGCTGGGCCGGGCATTCCGCAACGAGGGCGTCGACTTCAGCCACAATCCGGAGTTCACGCTGCTGGAGGCCTATCAGGCCCATGCCGACTACAACGTGTGGATCGACGGCTGCCGGGAGTTGATCCAGAACGCCGCTCAGGCCGCCAACGGAGCACAGGTGTTCATGCGTCCCGGTGACGACGGCACGCTGGAACCCGTTGACATTTCAGGTGAGTGGACGGTCAAGACCGTGCACGAGGCGGTCTCGGAAGCGCTGGGCGAACAGATCGGGCCCGAGACAGACCTGACGACGCTACGCAGACTGTGCGACGGCGCGAGGATCCCGTATCTGACCCACTGGGACGCCGGTGCGGTGGTGCTCGAACTGTACGAACACCTGGTCGAGGACCGCACCGAAGCGCCCACGTTCTACAAGGACTTCCCCACGTCGGTGTCGCCGCTGACGAGGCCGCACCGCAGCATCCCCGGTGTGGCGGAACGTTGGGACCTGGTGGCATGGGGTGTCGAATTGGGCACGGCGTACAGCGAGTTGACCGATCCCGTCGAGCAGCGGCGCCGACTGCAAGAACAATCGCTGCTGGCCTCGGGCGGTGACCCCGAGGCCATGGAACTCGACGAGGACTTCCTGCAGGCGATGGAATATGCGATGCCGCCGACCGGTGGCCTTGGCATGGGTGTGGACCGTGTCGTCATGCTGATCACCGGCCGCAGCATCCGCGAAACGCTGCCGTTCCCCTTGGCCAAACCGCGTTAG
- a CDS encoding DUF1844 domain-containing protein yields the protein MTQDPASPEPAAELPTRELADIPAVEVITRSAVMLMSAAAEKLGLSAEDPDESPHRDLDEARRLITALAGLVTASAEYLGPHAGPVRDGLKSLQLAFREASAAPEEPGHGPGEKYTGPVW from the coding sequence ATGACCCAGGATCCCGCATCGCCGGAACCAGCCGCCGAGCTGCCGACCCGCGAGCTGGCCGATATTCCCGCCGTCGAGGTGATCACCCGGTCCGCCGTCATGTTGATGAGCGCCGCCGCCGAGAAGCTCGGGTTGTCGGCCGAGGACCCCGATGAGAGCCCGCACCGCGACCTCGACGAGGCGCGCCGGCTGATCACCGCGCTCGCGGGGCTGGTGACGGCGTCCGCCGAGTACCTCGGCCCGCACGCCGGACCGGTGCGCGACGGGCTGAAGAGCCTGCAGCTCGCGTTCCGCGAAGCGAGCGCCGCGCCGGAGGAACCGGGTCACGGTCCCGGGGAGAAATACACCGGCCCGGTCTGGTAG
- the infC gene encoding translation initiation factor IF-3, whose translation MGFLDDNIGGPISTETRVNERIRVPEVRLIGPGGEQVGIVRIEDALRVAADADLDLVEVAPDAKPPVCKIMDYGKFKYETAQKARESRKNQQQTVVKEQKLRPKIDPHDYETKKGHVVRFLQAGSKVKVTIMFRGREQSRPELGYRLLQRLGADVADYGFVETSAKQDGRNMTMVLAPHRGAKTRAKAAHDADAPAAQRAQPESAPTETPQN comes from the coding sequence GTGGGGTTCCTAGACGACAACATAGGAGGCCCCATCAGCACTGAGACCCGCGTCAACGAGCGCATCCGCGTACCTGAAGTCCGTCTCATCGGACCAGGCGGCGAGCAGGTAGGCATTGTGCGCATCGAAGACGCTCTCCGCGTCGCCGCGGATGCCGATCTCGACCTTGTCGAAGTAGCCCCGGACGCCAAACCACCGGTTTGCAAGATCATGGACTACGGCAAGTTCAAATACGAGACGGCCCAGAAGGCACGCGAGTCTCGCAAGAACCAGCAGCAGACCGTCGTCAAGGAACAGAAGCTGCGTCCCAAGATCGACCCGCACGACTACGAGACCAAAAAGGGACACGTGGTCCGCTTCCTGCAAGCGGGGTCCAAGGTCAAGGTGACGATCATGTTCCGCGGACGCGAGCAGTCGAGGCCCGAGCTGGGCTACCGACTCCTGCAGCGGCTGGGCGCCGACGTCGCCGATTACGGCTTCGTCGAGACGTCGGCCAAGCAGGACGGCCGCAACATGACGATGGTGCTGGCACCGCACCGCGGCGCGAAGACTCGCGCCAAGGCGGCGCACGATGCCGACGCTCCCGCCGCGCAACGCGCACAGCCCGAGAGCGCACCGACCGAAACACCACAGAACTGA
- the rpmI gene encoding 50S ribosomal protein L35, with the protein MPKAKTHSGASKRFRTTGTGKIVRQKANKRHLLEHKSSRRTRRLEGRTEVAANDVKRVKKLLNG; encoded by the coding sequence ATGCCAAAGGCGAAGACCCACAGCGGCGCTTCCAAGCGGTTCCGGACCACCGGAACCGGAAAGATCGTGCGCCAGAAGGCCAACAAGCGGCACTTGCTCGAGCACAAGTCGAGCCGCCGTACCCGCCGGCTCGAGGGCCGTACCGAGGTGGCGGCCAATGACGTCAAGCGCGTGAAGAAGCTGCTCAACGGCTGA
- the rplT gene encoding 50S ribosomal protein L20: MARVKRAVNAQKKRRTILKASKGYRGQRSRLYRKAKEQQLHSLTYAYRDRRARKGEFRKLWISRINAAARANDITYNRLIQGLKAAGVEVDRKNLAEIAVSDSAAFTALVEVAKAALPSDVNAPSGEAA; encoded by the coding sequence ATGGCACGCGTAAAGCGCGCAGTAAACGCGCAGAAGAAGCGCCGCACAATACTCAAGGCATCCAAGGGCTACCGCGGTCAGCGGTCGCGGCTGTATCGCAAAGCCAAAGAGCAGCAGCTACATTCGTTGACCTATGCCTACCGTGACCGGCGTGCCCGCAAGGGCGAGTTCCGCAAGCTGTGGATCTCCCGGATCAACGCGGCGGCCCGCGCCAACGACATCACCTACAACCGGTTGATCCAGGGCCTGAAGGCCGCCGGGGTCGAGGTGGACCGCAAGAACCTGGCCGAGATCGCCGTCAGCGATTCCGCCGCCTTCACCGCGCTGGTGGAGGTCGCCAAGGCTGCGCTGCCCAGCGATGTCAATGCGCCGTCGGGCGAGGCTGCCTGA